From the Mangifera indica cultivar Alphonso chromosome 10, CATAS_Mindica_2.1, whole genome shotgun sequence genome, one window contains:
- the LOC123228385 gene encoding transcription factor MYB61-like — translation MVHHCCSKQKVKRGLWSPEEDEKLIKYITTHGHGSWSSVPKLAGLQRCGKSCRLRWINYLRPDLKRGSFTEQEERTIIDVHRILGNKWAQIAKHLLGRTDNEVKNFWNSCIKKKLLAQGIDPNTHNLLSPPQNFQNNTNACSKHLLPPLFLLNSPQVKENNSSMETMNFKSPSLSTLPYKNIIPNSLSLHEIPKLPIILTSHQFQNPNMFWATEGQTHSQNVPLPSSSSLNPGGFGLIDENCMWNSENFELAEATTKEIYEVAVEKPCGQISNNMNTSFERSGFDSEFVESTVMACGMTNNLSAVDQFAWDC, via the exons ATGGTGCATCACTGCTGCAGCAAACAGAAAGTGAAGAGAGGCTTATGGTCTcctgaagaagatgaaaagcttATTAAATATATCACCACTCATGGCCATGGCTCCTGGAGTTCTGTCCCCAAACTTGCAG GGTTGCAGAGATGTGGGAAGAGTTGCAGGTTGAGATGGATAAACTACTTGAGACCGGATCTGAAAAGGGGTTCATTTACTGAACAAGAAGAGCGGACTATCATTGATGTTCATAGAATTCTTGGCAACAAATGGGCTCAAATAGCAAAGCATTTGCTGGGAAGAACTGACAATGAGGTGAAAAATTTTTGGAACTCATGCATAAAAAAGAAGCTTCTTGCTCAAGGGATTGATCCCAACACTCACAATCTCCTCTCTCCTCCTCAAAATTTTCAGAATAATACTAATGCATGCAGCAAGCACCTTCTTCCTCCATTGTTCCTGCTAAATTCTCCACAAGTTAAAGAAAACAATTCTTCCATGGAGACCATGAATTTCAAATCACCATCTCTCAGCACATTACCTTACAAAAACATCATCCCCAACTCTTTATCGTTGCATGAAATTCCAAAACTTCCAATTATTTTGACCTCTCATCAGTTCCAAAACCCTAATATGTTCTGGGCTACAGAAGGCCAAACTCATTCCCAAAATGTccctcttccttcttcttcttcattaaaCCCAGGTGGGTTCGGCCTCATTGATGAGAATTGCATGTGGAATAGCGAAAATTTTGAGCTTGCTGAAGCCACTACAAAAGAGATCTATGAAGTTGCAGTTGAGAAACCTTGTGGGCAAATCAGCAACAACATGAACACATCATTTGAGAGATCTGGCTTTGATTCTGAGTTTGTGGAGTCAACAGTAATGGCTTGTGGAATGACTAATAACCTTAGTGCCGTAGACCAATTTGCATGGGATTGTTGA